The genomic stretch AAAAGGTTAGAGATCAATGGGGTTGGTTATCGTGCTGCTTTGCAGGGTAAGGATATTCAACTCTCTCTAGGTTTTTCGCATGATGTGGTTTATAAAGTTCCATCGGGTGTTACTGTGACTGTTCCTAAGCCCACAGAGATTGTTATTTTTGGAATTGATAAACAGCAAGTTGGACAAGTTGCAGCGGAGATTCGCGAGTATCGTAGACCTGAGCCTTATAAGGGTAAAGGTGTTAAGCATGCAGATGAACGTATCTTCCGTAAAGAAGGTAAAAAGAAATAAGGATTTTGTATTATGGTTTCATCTAAGGACATTATCCAGCGTCGTGCAAGGCGTGTTCGTCGTAGAATAAAGATGGTTTCTCATGATCGTCCTCGGCTTAGCGTTTATCGTTCAAATCAGAACATCTATGCGCAAGTT from Bartonella kosoyi encodes the following:
- the rplF gene encoding 50S ribosomal protein L6 produces the protein MSRIGKKPISIPSGVTATVEGQLVKAKGPKGELSYIVNDEVLVKLEENVISVVPRDQSKDARSKWGMSRSMIENIFCGVKDGFEKRLEINGVGYRAALQGKDIQLSLGFSHDVVYKVPSGVTVTVPKPTEIVIFGIDKQQVGQVAAEIREYRRPEPYKGKGVKHADERIFRKEGKKK